One window from the genome of Microscilla marina ATCC 23134 encodes:
- a CDS encoding AMP-binding protein, with the protein MADFPWHQKYPKGIVTEIDPDKYSSVVAIIEESFQKFANKPAYSNMGVDLSYAQIDQASRNFAAYLQSLGLKKGDRIGLQMPNLLQYPVALFGALRAGLVVVNVNPLYTVREMVHQYNDAGVETVVILANFADKLQTALSETKIKNVIVTEVGDMLGTFKGLITNFVVKHFKKMVPAFRIPGMIRFKDTLRKGQSMSFAKPELVNTDTAFLQYTGGTTGVSKGATLSHRNIVANLTQNKAWFIGLEEGKEVMITALPLYHVFALTVNCLLMAHVGAKSVLITNPRDMPGFVKTLIQNPPTLFTGLNTLFNGLLNTDGFTQVDWSHTKFVVAGGMAVQKPVAERWEKATGVQVAEGYGLSETSPVLSCNPLDGNARIGCIGLPLPSTELKILDDDGHEVAQGEPGEICARGPQIMSGYHGRPDETAKTFFPDNWFRTGDIGLMEPDGFFRIVDRKKDMILVSGFNVYPNEVEDVVAGHDGVLEVAAIGIPDAKATERVKVYIVKKDANLTQADVIGYCKNNLAGYKVPKEVEFREDLPKSNVGKILRKKLKDELKQV; encoded by the coding sequence ATGGCGGATTTTCCTTGGCATCAAAAGTACCCAAAGGGTATTGTAACAGAAATAGACCCAGATAAATATAGTTCAGTAGTGGCAATCATTGAAGAGAGTTTTCAAAAGTTTGCCAACAAGCCAGCTTACTCCAATATGGGAGTAGACCTTTCTTATGCACAAATAGACCAAGCTTCTCGTAACTTTGCTGCTTACTTGCAAAGTCTGGGGCTAAAAAAAGGTGATAGAATAGGTTTACAAATGCCCAACTTGCTTCAGTATCCTGTGGCATTATTTGGAGCTTTGCGTGCGGGGCTGGTTGTTGTCAATGTAAACCCTTTGTATACTGTGCGCGAAATGGTGCACCAATACAATGATGCTGGAGTGGAAACGGTCGTTATTTTGGCAAACTTTGCCGATAAACTGCAAACAGCTTTATCCGAAACTAAAATCAAAAATGTGATTGTTACCGAGGTAGGCGACATGCTAGGCACTTTTAAAGGTTTGATTACTAACTTTGTAGTGAAACATTTCAAAAAAATGGTGCCTGCGTTTCGTATTCCTGGCATGATCCGCTTTAAAGATACTTTACGAAAGGGGCAGAGTATGAGTTTTGCTAAACCTGAACTGGTAAATACTGATACTGCTTTTTTACAATATACCGGAGGTACTACCGGAGTTTCTAAAGGAGCTACCCTTAGTCATCGAAACATAGTGGCAAATCTTACCCAAAACAAGGCTTGGTTTATAGGACTCGAAGAAGGCAAAGAAGTAATGATTACTGCCTTGCCTTTATACCACGTGTTTGCTTTGACAGTAAACTGTTTGCTGATGGCACACGTAGGCGCCAAAAGTGTGCTGATTACCAACCCCCGCGATATGCCTGGTTTTGTCAAAACCTTGATTCAAAACCCACCCACTTTATTTACCGGTTTAAATACCCTCTTCAATGGCTTATTAAATACTGATGGTTTTACCCAGGTAGACTGGTCTCATACCAAGTTTGTAGTAGCCGGTGGTATGGCAGTACAAAAACCTGTAGCTGAACGCTGGGAAAAAGCAACAGGTGTACAAGTAGCCGAGGGATATGGCTTAAGCGAAACCTCGCCAGTGCTGAGCTGTAATCCATTGGACGGCAACGCCCGCATTGGTTGCATAGGACTACCTTTGCCAAGCACTGAACTGAAGATTTTAGACGATGATGGTCACGAAGTAGCTCAAGGCGAACCAGGCGAAATATGTGCACGTGGTCCTCAGATAATGAGTGGATACCACGGTAGACCCGACGAGACCGCCAAAACTTTTTTTCCTGATAACTGGTTCCGTACTGGAGACATTGGTTTGATGGAACCTGATGGTTTTTTCAGAATTGTAGACCGTAAGAAAGATATGATTTTGGTGTCAGGGTTCAACGTGTATCCTAATGAGGTAGAAGATGTAGTGGCAGGGCACGATGGTGTGTTAGAGGTAGCTGCTATAGGCATACCCGATGCCAAGGCTACTGAACGGGTAAAGGTATATATAGTAAAAAAAGATGCTAACCTTACCCAAGCCGATGTGATAGGTTACTGTAAAAATAATCTGGCAGGGTATAAAGTGCCCAAAGAAGTAGAGTTTCGAGAGGATTTACCTAAGTCGAATGTGGGTAAAATTTTGCGTAAGAAACTCAAAGATGAGCTAAAACAGGTTTAG
- a CDS encoding tetratricopeptide repeat protein, giving the protein MNPISYQVMENEQYLKHKNEETSQYIEKIKRLLDSKLYENLRLALQLITSGGVPSELLTYLYVISLCCDDLDIAKQAHELFRANAPQVLLDYTQNLWDYDDPLSLSEHEVSEFLEETKEIEDLDTALLANLMLKYGNIGGAYCLKNNTASPQHILQEVYNTEWLSLSAFELDKLPPEVGLFTETKHLVLSNNNFTDIPDELQKLVNLERVYFNDTPLSNEAILKMECFFPKAMAYHYSVMGRSAFQEENYDSASHYMKKALALDTSKPDYWNVQGVTLGRLQNREEAIRCFDKAIALNPQDTLAFSNKAHVFHLMGKETESLAAANAGLVIYKQNPQVARNWEGSLYFRKGQALFYLKRYEESHQAYDQALSIEPSMGGAWFNKACTYAQQQNKTEMLKHLGQAIRCDTKFKWDAPEDTDFKVYWQDPDFRALVGHNSEKI; this is encoded by the coding sequence TTGAACCCAATCTCTTACCAAGTGATGGAAAATGAGCAATACCTGAAACATAAAAACGAAGAAACCAGCCAATACATTGAAAAGATAAAAAGACTGCTTGATAGTAAGTTGTACGAAAACCTACGCCTTGCGCTGCAGCTCATCACTAGTGGTGGGGTACCTTCCGAATTGCTTACTTACTTGTATGTCATTAGTCTTTGTTGTGATGATTTGGACATTGCTAAACAGGCACATGAGTTATTTAGAGCCAATGCACCCCAGGTATTGCTTGATTATACCCAAAATTTGTGGGACTATGATGATCCACTGAGCCTCAGTGAACATGAAGTTTCGGAGTTTTTGGAGGAGACCAAAGAGATTGAAGACTTAGACACTGCGTTGTTGGCAAACCTAATGCTGAAATATGGTAACATAGGAGGAGCCTATTGTCTCAAAAATAACACTGCTTCACCTCAGCACATTTTACAAGAAGTTTACAACACCGAATGGCTTTCATTGTCTGCTTTTGAACTAGATAAATTGCCCCCCGAAGTGGGCTTATTTACTGAAACGAAACACTTGGTACTAAGTAACAATAATTTTACTGACATACCCGACGAGCTCCAAAAACTGGTAAATCTGGAAAGAGTTTATTTTAACGACACGCCTTTGAGTAATGAGGCAATACTGAAAATGGAGTGTTTTTTCCCAAAAGCTATGGCCTATCATTACTCGGTAATGGGACGTAGTGCTTTTCAGGAAGAAAACTACGATAGTGCGTCTCATTATATGAAAAAAGCGTTGGCACTGGATACCAGCAAACCCGATTATTGGAATGTGCAGGGGGTAACCCTGGGGCGACTCCAAAACCGTGAAGAGGCAATTCGTTGTTTTGATAAAGCCATTGCTTTGAACCCTCAGGATACTTTAGCTTTTTCGAACAAGGCACATGTTTTCCATTTGATGGGTAAAGAAACCGAATCGCTTGCTGCTGCCAATGCTGGATTGGTGATATATAAGCAAAACCCACAAGTAGCACGAAACTGGGAAGGTTCTCTGTACTTTCGCAAAGGGCAAGCTTTGTTTTACCTCAAACGGTATGAAGAGTCACACCAGGCATACGACCAAGCCTTAAGTATAGAGCCTTCGATGGGAGGTGCGTGGTTTAACAAGGCTTGTACCTATGCTCAACAGCAAAACAAAACTGAGATGCTCAAGCACTTAGGCCAAGCCATTCGTTGTGATACCAAATTTAAGTGGGATGCTCCCGAAGACACTGATTTTAAAGTGTATTGGCAAGATCCAGATTTCAGGGCGTTGGTAGGTCATAACTCAGAGAAGATATAA
- a CDS encoding GNAT family N-acetyltransferase yields MEFIKVKSKNNLSTIYPAFYASLHASFDGMWDQITGNATHWSISHQHKNIGFYVIDDANILINFFLIETALPLLEEVFAQLLAQHKVKSGIVSTNAPVFVSACADFAHTITPHSYLFQDHKKRDLVAPALANGTKPVLKVAQTSDHQAAVNFGVVAIGADKTWLEGYYALRIQKQELFLWQAGEEIIGACEARKSDSQPGIGDVGMVVGIPYRRQGVGAYLLNEAKKKCYQQGLTPICSCEKENIGSRQSIYKAGFVSKYRVLNVEF; encoded by the coding sequence ATGGAGTTCATCAAAGTAAAATCAAAAAACAATCTTTCCACAATTTATCCAGCATTTTATGCTTCATTACATGCCTCTTTTGATGGCATGTGGGACCAAATTACTGGCAATGCCACCCACTGGAGTATTAGCCATCAACACAAGAACATTGGATTTTATGTAATTGATGATGCCAACATCTTGATCAACTTTTTTCTGATAGAAACTGCTCTCCCTTTATTAGAAGAGGTTTTTGCACAACTATTGGCCCAACATAAGGTTAAGTCTGGCATAGTGAGCACCAACGCCCCTGTATTTGTAAGTGCTTGCGCAGATTTTGCCCATACTATTACTCCACACTCATATTTGTTTCAAGATCATAAAAAGCGTGATTTGGTGGCTCCTGCTTTAGCCAATGGAACCAAGCCTGTGTTGAAAGTTGCTCAAACAAGCGACCATCAAGCTGCAGTAAACTTTGGAGTAGTGGCTATAGGAGCAGACAAAACATGGCTAGAAGGCTACTATGCCCTTAGAATACAAAAACAAGAGTTGTTTTTGTGGCAAGCTGGAGAGGAGATTATAGGTGCTTGTGAAGCCCGCAAAAGTGATTCACAACCAGGAATAGGCGACGTGGGTATGGTAGTGGGTATTCCTTATCGCCGCCAAGGTGTAGGGGCTTACCTACTGAATGAAGCAAAAAAGAAATGTTATCAGCAGGGGCTTACCCCGATATGCTCTTGCGAAAAAGAGAATATAGGCTCTCGTCAGTCTATTTACAAAGCAGGTTTTGTGAGTAAGTATCGAGTGTTGAACGTGGAGTTCTGA